In Microbacterium foliorum, the following proteins share a genomic window:
- a CDS encoding PadR family transcriptional regulator has protein sequence MSPAVFSHGDLRLYLLSLLAEAPQHGYGIIQALTDRTGGTYTPSAGTIYPRLAKLEEEGLVSKTVDGRTTIYSITGAGRAELTSREGDLAGIEAGLTDSVRLIANEVRQSVKEAMKSLRADLATAEKDDRAASKSRPRTAGDDERIISREEMHRADAVINAFRARVRTDLRTHVAKGGTLPASVVTQLEDGLDAAARGITTALASLGR, from the coding sequence ATGAGTCCCGCAGTCTTCTCCCACGGCGACCTCAGGCTCTACCTGCTCTCGCTGCTCGCCGAGGCGCCTCAGCACGGCTACGGCATCATCCAGGCGCTGACCGATCGCACGGGTGGCACCTACACGCCGAGCGCCGGCACCATCTACCCGCGGCTCGCGAAGCTCGAAGAAGAGGGCCTGGTCAGCAAGACCGTCGACGGCCGCACCACGATCTACTCGATCACGGGTGCCGGACGCGCCGAGCTCACCTCGCGGGAAGGCGACCTCGCTGGCATCGAGGCGGGCCTCACCGACTCGGTGCGACTGATCGCCAATGAGGTGCGTCAGAGCGTCAAGGAGGCCATGAAGAGCCTTCGCGCCGACCTGGCCACGGCTGAGAAGGACGACCGCGCAGCATCCAAGTCGCGCCCGCGCACCGCAGGTGACGACGAGCGCATCATCAGCCGCGAGGAGATGCATCGGGCGGATGCCGTCATCAACGCCTTCCGCGCCCGAGTGCGCACCGACCTCCGCACCCATGTGGCTAAGGGCGGCACGCTGCCGGCATCCGTCGTCACGCAGCTGGAGGACGGCCTGGACGCTGCCGCGCGTGGAATCACGACGGCGCTGGCGTCACTCGGGCGCTGA
- a CDS encoding DUF4097 family beta strand repeat-containing protein, with translation MTEKWLIAPGEERVIDIENVIRLKIGLVGGQVDVIAHDEPGIRIEVHGVTTKDLRIEANDGEVEIDHPQLGWDNFLEVFRNFGSGGPKAEVSVAVPRSIALNLGVVSAGALVSGIRNDARLNTVSGDLIVDTLIGDLTVNSVSGDVQVRGLTGSISANSVSGDVAVTGTIRRATVDIVSGSTLVDAAGDVNAININSVSGGTTVRLDESLAANYVVRSLSGRLLIDGVERGSSGINNYTGSSGELAGRFVDLRANSVSGGVTVLRRTPSSIENDPEWEEA, from the coding sequence ATGACCGAGAAGTGGCTCATCGCCCCCGGCGAAGAACGCGTCATCGACATCGAGAACGTCATCCGACTGAAGATCGGTCTGGTCGGCGGTCAGGTCGACGTCATCGCGCACGACGAACCCGGCATCCGCATCGAGGTGCACGGTGTCACCACCAAAGACCTTCGCATCGAGGCGAATGACGGCGAGGTCGAGATCGACCACCCGCAGCTCGGCTGGGACAACTTCCTCGAGGTGTTCCGCAACTTCGGCTCGGGCGGCCCCAAGGCCGAGGTCAGCGTCGCCGTGCCCCGCTCGATCGCCCTCAATCTCGGCGTCGTGAGCGCCGGCGCACTCGTCTCGGGCATCCGCAACGACGCCCGCCTCAACACCGTCTCGGGCGACCTCATCGTCGACACCCTCATCGGAGACCTCACGGTCAATTCGGTGTCGGGCGACGTGCAGGTGCGCGGCCTCACGGGCTCGATCAGTGCGAACAGCGTCTCGGGAGACGTGGCAGTGACCGGCACCATCCGTCGCGCCACCGTCGACATCGTCTCGGGGTCGACCCTGGTCGACGCCGCCGGCGACGTCAACGCGATCAACATCAACTCGGTCTCGGGCGGCACCACTGTGCGCCTCGACGAGTCGCTCGCCGCGAACTACGTCGTGCGCTCGCTGAGCGGACGTCTGCTGATCGACGGCGTCGAACGCGGATCCTCAGGGATCAACAACTACACCGGCTCCTCCGGCGAGCTCGCCGGTCGCTTCGTCGACCTGCGCGCGAACTCCGTCTCGGGCGGCGTCACCGTTCTTCGCCGCACGCCCAGCTCGATCGAGAACGACCCCGAATGGGAGGAAGCATGA
- a CDS encoding MOSC domain-containing protein — MARVVSLFRHPIKGFTPESVDSLTVQPDGRIAGDRVLAFRFADATDPEHRDGLDHWPKAKGLSLQDFPGLAALRTDYDDARQRVRIEHAGALLVEAGLDDAGRVELADAVTEFVLASAEGRRLGRPGRLPLVLVGDGVTSRFQDRARGYVSVHSRGSVDALSDALGFSIDDRRFRSNVVIDDVAPWSELDWTGELSIGQVSFRTAGPIVRCLATHANPDTGARDAKVLKTLTQSFDQDEPTLGRLLLPPQDEADGSAEWLGGTISVGDEVRAR; from the coding sequence ATGGCTCGTGTCGTCTCGCTCTTCCGTCACCCGATCAAGGGCTTCACTCCCGAATCCGTCGATTCGCTGACCGTGCAACCCGACGGCCGGATCGCGGGCGATCGCGTGCTGGCTTTCCGCTTCGCCGATGCGACCGATCCGGAGCACCGCGACGGGCTCGACCACTGGCCGAAGGCGAAGGGCCTCTCGCTGCAGGACTTCCCCGGGCTCGCGGCGCTGCGCACCGACTACGACGATGCTCGGCAGCGCGTGCGCATCGAGCACGCCGGAGCACTGCTCGTCGAGGCGGGACTCGACGACGCCGGTCGTGTGGAGCTCGCGGATGCCGTGACCGAGTTCGTGCTCGCGAGTGCGGAGGGCCGGCGGCTCGGACGCCCGGGGCGACTGCCACTCGTGCTGGTGGGCGATGGAGTGACGTCGAGATTCCAGGACCGCGCTCGCGGCTACGTCTCGGTGCACAGTCGCGGCAGCGTCGACGCGCTGAGCGACGCCCTCGGCTTCAGCATCGATGACCGCCGATTCCGCTCGAACGTCGTCATCGACGATGTCGCCCCGTGGTCAGAACTCGACTGGACGGGTGAACTGAGCATCGGTCAGGTGTCGTTCCGCACCGCGGGCCCGATCGTGCGATGCCTGGCGACACACGCCAATCCCGACACCGGCGCTCGCGACGCGAAGGTGCTCAAGACCCTCACCCAGTCGTTCGACCAGGACGAGCCGACGCTCGGCCGACTGCTGCTTCCGCCGCAGGACGAGGCCGACGGATCAGCGGAGTGGCTCGGCGGCACCATCAGCGTCGGCGACGAGGTACGGGCGCGCTGA
- the purF gene encoding amidophosphoribosyltransferase produces MCGIVGMVGSAPVNQDIYDALLLLQHRGQDATGIATAEANGVMHNAKAQGMVREAFRTRDMRGLLGNVGLGHVRYATKGTASNEEEMQPFYVNAPYGIILIHNGNLTNTRELTADMAQRDRRHLNSSSDTELLLNVLAGELQNTTSTVDLDADRVFEAVERTHERIEGAYAVIAVIAGYGLLAFRDPFGIRPLILGRRPSTVPGAEGRDEWVVTSESLVLENADYEVVREVEPGEAIFITNEGELHSRQCAKDATLAPCAFEYVYLARPDSVMNGVSVYESRLRMGDKLADTIAKHVPMDKIDVVMPIPDSSRPAAMEVARKLGIEYREGFYKNRYVGRTFIMPGQAVRKKSVRQKLNAMSTEFQGKNVLLIDDSIVRGTTSKEIIQMARDAGATSVTFASAAPPVRYPHVYGINMPSRHELIAHGRTIPEIAAVLGCDHLVYQEVEDLKSAITEGSVLSDLDMSCFDGRYVTGTVSDEYLAWVEGSQTS; encoded by the coding sequence ATGTGCGGCATCGTCGGAATGGTGGGCTCTGCCCCGGTCAATCAGGACATCTACGACGCACTCCTGCTGCTGCAGCACCGCGGCCAGGATGCGACGGGCATCGCGACCGCTGAGGCGAACGGCGTGATGCACAACGCCAAGGCACAGGGCATGGTGCGCGAGGCGTTCCGCACCCGTGACATGCGCGGGCTCCTCGGCAACGTCGGGCTCGGTCACGTGCGCTACGCGACCAAGGGCACCGCATCGAACGAAGAGGAGATGCAGCCGTTCTACGTGAACGCGCCGTACGGCATCATCCTCATCCACAACGGCAACCTGACGAACACGCGTGAGCTCACGGCCGACATGGCCCAGCGCGACCGCCGTCACCTCAACTCCTCGAGCGACACCGAGCTGCTGCTCAACGTGCTCGCCGGCGAGCTGCAGAACACCACCTCGACGGTCGACCTCGATGCAGACCGGGTCTTCGAGGCGGTCGAGCGCACTCATGAGCGCATCGAGGGCGCCTACGCCGTCATCGCGGTCATCGCCGGCTACGGCCTGCTCGCGTTCCGCGACCCGTTCGGCATCCGCCCCCTCATCCTCGGCCGTCGTCCGTCGACCGTCCCCGGCGCAGAGGGCCGGGACGAATGGGTCGTCACGAGCGAGTCGCTGGTGCTCGAGAACGCCGACTACGAAGTGGTCCGCGAGGTCGAACCCGGCGAGGCGATCTTCATCACGAACGAGGGTGAACTGCACAGCAGGCAGTGCGCGAAGGATGCGACGCTCGCGCCGTGTGCGTTCGAGTACGTCTACCTCGCTCGACCCGACTCGGTCATGAACGGCGTCTCGGTCTACGAGTCCCGCCTGCGCATGGGCGACAAGCTGGCCGACACGATCGCCAAGCACGTGCCGATGGACAAGATCGACGTCGTCATGCCGATCCCCGACTCGTCTCGGCCCGCGGCCATGGAGGTCGCCCGCAAGCTGGGCATCGAGTACCGCGAGGGCTTCTACAAGAACCGCTACGTCGGCCGCACCTTCATCATGCCCGGCCAGGCCGTGCGCAAGAAGAGCGTGCGTCAGAAGCTGAACGCGATGTCGACCGAGTTCCAGGGCAAGAACGTGCTGCTGATCGACGACTCGATCGTGCGGGGCACGACGTCGAAGGAGATCATCCAGATGGCGCGGGATGCCGGTGCCACCTCGGTGACGTTCGCGTCCGCAGCGCCGCCCGTGCGGTACCCGCACGTCTACGGCATCAACATGCCGTCGCGTCACGAGCTCATCGCCCACGGGCGCACGATCCCCGAGATCGCCGCCGTGCTGGGCTGCGACCACCTGGTCTACCAGGAGGTCGAAGACCTCAAGTCCGCGATCACCGAGGGCTCCGTGCTGAGCGACCTCGACATGAGCTGCTTCGACGGCCGGTACGTCACCGGCACGGTCTCCGACGAGTACCTCGCGTGGGTGGAGGGGTCGCAGACCTCGTGA
- a CDS encoding DUF3073 domain-containing protein translates to MGRGRQKAKHTKIARELKSFSPSVNYSALERELAHPSDAEDAYVDKWADEYADEDEDELEKA, encoded by the coding sequence ATGGGCCGTGGCCGTCAAAAGGCGAAACACACCAAGATCGCCCGCGAACTGAAGTCGTTCAGTCCGTCGGTGAACTACTCGGCGCTCGAGCGCGAACTCGCGCACCCGAGCGACGCTGAAGACGCATACGTCGATAAGTGGGCCGACGAGTATGCGGACGAAGACGAGGACGAACTCGAAAAGGCCTGA
- a CDS encoding MFS transporter yields the protein MGGGVADLVTSGAQPLWRGRALALIGIVLVAFSLRSAVASLSPVLDHVADDFAVSSVVVGLIGAAPPVCFAVFGLLTPLFERRFGLERVAVVAIALIATGLVLRSLAVDSTSLLAATAVVFAGVGSGNVLLPPLVKKYFPDRLGLMMTVYSTTMAVSTFVPPLVAVPLADSAGWRVSLGLWGVFAAIALVPWVAMLVTSRADAVAAAPVRVDPASAEAERDGHDAASMATGPIATRPANPRVFGRLWRLPMAWSIALVFAASSTLAYVSFAWLPSIMIDVGGVTPANAGLLLSLFGLMGLPCSLLVPILIVRFQATRPVFFISIASGLIGLLGFIFLPTVGLPIWVVFFGLAPGLFPLALVLLSIRARTPESAVALSGFVQSIGYAVAAVFPLLIGLLHDATDSWLVPLWVLVGVLVAVIPAGWVAGRRRTIEEDWERRHGRW from the coding sequence GTGGGTGGAGGGGTCGCAGACCTCGTGACCTCGGGTGCGCAGCCGCTCTGGCGGGGTCGCGCCCTCGCACTGATCGGCATCGTGCTGGTCGCCTTCTCGTTGCGCTCGGCCGTGGCATCCCTGTCGCCCGTGCTCGACCACGTCGCCGACGACTTCGCGGTGTCGTCGGTCGTCGTGGGTCTGATCGGCGCAGCGCCGCCGGTGTGCTTCGCCGTGTTCGGCCTGCTCACCCCGCTGTTCGAGCGCCGTTTCGGACTCGAACGCGTGGCGGTGGTCGCGATCGCGCTGATTGCGACCGGACTTGTGCTGCGCAGCCTCGCCGTCGACTCGACATCGCTGCTCGCCGCGACGGCCGTGGTCTTCGCCGGAGTCGGCTCGGGCAACGTGCTGCTGCCGCCGCTGGTCAAGAAGTACTTCCCCGATCGGCTCGGTCTGATGATGACCGTGTACTCGACGACCATGGCCGTGTCGACGTTCGTGCCGCCGCTGGTCGCGGTGCCGCTCGCCGACTCGGCGGGGTGGCGGGTCTCGCTGGGCCTGTGGGGCGTGTTCGCCGCGATCGCGCTGGTGCCGTGGGTGGCGATGCTGGTCACGAGTCGAGCGGATGCCGTCGCTGCCGCACCTGTCCGAGTCGACCCGGCCTCGGCAGAGGCCGAACGCGACGGGCACGACGCAGCGTCCATGGCGACCGGCCCGATCGCGACGAGGCCAGCGAACCCCCGGGTCTTCGGTCGGCTGTGGCGCCTGCCGATGGCCTGGTCCATCGCGCTGGTGTTCGCGGCATCGTCGACGCTGGCCTACGTCTCGTTCGCATGGCTGCCATCGATCATGATCGACGTGGGTGGCGTGACACCGGCGAACGCGGGGCTGCTGCTCTCGCTGTTCGGTCTGATGGGTCTGCCGTGCTCTCTGCTCGTGCCGATCCTCATCGTCCGGTTCCAGGCCACGCGCCCCGTGTTCTTCATCTCGATCGCATCCGGCCTCATCGGACTCCTCGGATTCATCTTCCTCCCGACAGTGGGACTGCCGATCTGGGTCGTGTTCTTCGGTCTCGCACCAGGGCTCTTCCCCCTCGCACTCGTGCTGCTCAGCATCCGCGCACGCACGCCCGAGAGCGCCGTGGCGCTCAGCGGGTTCGTGCAGAGCATCGGATATGCGGTCGCCGCGGTGTTCCCGCTGCTGATCGGTCTGCTGCACGACGCGACCGACAGCTGGCTGGTCCCGCTGTGGGTCCTGGTCGGCGTGCTGGTCGCCGTGATCCCCGCAGGATGGGTCGCGGGTCGCCGCCGCACGATCGAAGAGGACTGGGAGCGCCGGCACGGTCGCTGGTGA
- a CDS encoding universal stress protein — translation MTDNTSTPNDEAAQNATLQKAVIVGMQPGQPERVIEEAARFARLLRVPLVVAHVDVTRFVTYEDPDGYVHSAPIDINLNAGAAEFEAVQAEAAAALDGTGLTWTARQLVGDPALAIKQLANKLDAQLIVVGTRKRGIGESIREFFTGSVAARLAHRQQRPVMVVPLQESVPDSQPEIWTE, via the coding sequence ATGACCGACAACACCTCGACGCCCAACGACGAGGCCGCACAGAACGCGACACTGCAGAAGGCCGTGATCGTCGGGATGCAGCCGGGGCAACCCGAGCGCGTGATCGAAGAAGCGGCGCGGTTCGCACGCCTCCTCCGGGTTCCGCTCGTGGTCGCACACGTCGACGTCACGCGCTTCGTCACCTACGAAGATCCCGATGGCTATGTGCACTCGGCCCCCATCGACATCAACCTCAACGCCGGAGCAGCCGAGTTCGAAGCCGTGCAGGCCGAGGCCGCTGCCGCCCTCGACGGAACGGGCCTGACCTGGACGGCGCGTCAGCTCGTGGGCGACCCGGCTCTCGCCATCAAGCAGCTCGCCAACAAGCTCGATGCTCAGCTGATCGTCGTCGGCACTCGCAAGCGCGGCATCGGAGAGTCGATCCGGGAGTTCTTCACCGGATCGGTCGCCGCCCGGCTCGCGCATCGTCAGCAGCGGCCCGTGATGGTCGTGCCCCTGCAGGAGTCGGTTCCCGACTCGCAGCCCGAGATCTGGACCGAATAG